A single region of the Vicia villosa cultivar HV-30 ecotype Madison, WI linkage group LG4, Vvil1.0, whole genome shotgun sequence genome encodes:
- the LOC131595267 gene encoding dihydrolipoyl dehydrogenase 2, chloroplastic-like: MTLSPMSLSSSGTSYPAAISGPRHCPLFDTTTATATSFNLRFCALRREAFAFTSIRHRSKRNHPIRWTHFNAISAALSDNNTSPKSFDYDLLIIGAGVGGHGAALHAVEKGLKTAIVEGDVVGGTCVNRGCVPSKALLAVSGRMRELRNDHHLKSLGLQVSNAGYDRQAVADHANNLASKIRGNLTSSMKALGVDILTGFGTILGPQKVKVGSSNNVVTAKDIIIATGSVPFVPKGIEVDGKTVITSDHALKLETVPDWIAIVGSGYIGLEFSDVYTALGSEVTFVEALDQLMPGFDPEISKLAQRVLINPRNIDYHTGVFASKITPARDGKPVMIELIDAKTKEQKDTLEVDAALIATGRAPFTQGLGLENIDVATQRGFVPVDERMRVIDANGNLVPHLYCIGDANGKMMLAHAASAQGISVVEQVTGRDHVLNHLSIPAACFTHPEISMVGLTEPQAREKGEKEGFDVSVAKTSFKANTKALAENEGEGLAKLIYRPDSGEILGVHIFGLHAADLIHEASNAIALGTRIQDIKFAVHAHPTLSEVLDELFKSAKVKA, encoded by the exons ATGACGCTATCACCGATGTCCCTATCTTCCTCCGGCACCTCCTACCCTGCCGCCATTTCGGGACCGCGCCACTGTCCCCTCTTTGACACCACCACTGCAACTGCCACGTCTTTCAATCTCCGATTCTGCGCTCTAAGGCGCGAAGCCTTCGCTTTCACTTCCATCCGCCATCGCTCAAAGCGTAACCATCCCATACGCTGGACACACTTCAATGCAATATCCGCCGCGCTTTCTGACAACAACACCTCTCCCAAATCATTCGATTACGATCTGCTTATTATCGGAGCTGGCGTCGGTGGTCACGGTGCCGCCCTTCACGCTGTTGAGAAG GGTTTGAAAACGGCAATTGTTGAGGGAGATGTGGTGGGAGGGACATGTGTGAACAGAGGTTGTGTTCCTTCTAAAGCTCTTTTGGCTGTAAGTGGTCGAATGCGAGAGCTGAGGAATGATCATCACTTGAAATCGCTGGGCTTACAG GTTTCTAATGCTGGGTATGATAGACAAGCTGTAGCTGACCATGCTAATAATCTTGCTTCGAAAATTCGCGGTAACTTGACCAGCTCGATGAAAGCACTTGGAGTGGATATACTCACTGGTTTTGGAACTATTTTG GGTCCTCAAAAGGTGAAAGTTGGCTCTTCCAACAATGTAGTAACTGCCAAAGACATCATCATTGCCACTGGTTCTGTTCCTTTTGTTCCTAAGGGAATTGAAGTCGATG GGAAGACTGTGATCACCAGTGACCATGCACTCAAATTGGAGACAGTTCCTGATTGGATAGCAATTGTTGGAAGTGGTTATATCGGCCTTGAATTCAGTGATGTATATACAGCCCTTGGAAGTGAG GTTACCTTTGTTGAAGCTTTAGATCAGCTTATGCCTGGATTTGATCCTGAAATTAGCAAGTTGGCTCAGAGGGTTCTCATAAATCCCAGGAATATTGACTATCATACAGGCGTTTTTGCATCCAAG ATCACTCCTGCAAGAGATGGAAAACCTGTAATGATTGAGCTCATTGATGCAAAGACCAAGGAACAAAAGGACACTTTAGAG GTGGATGCTGCATTAATAGCAACCGGAAGGGCTCCATTCACACAAGGTCTTGGATTGGAGAAT ATTGATGTTGCAACACAGCGTGGTTTTGTTCCCGTGGATGAGCGCATGAGAGTAATTGATGCAAATGGAAATCTG GTCCCTCATTTATACTGTATTGGCGATGCAAATGGCAAGATGATGCTTGCTCATGCTGCCAGTGCACAAGGAATTTCAG TGGTTGAACAGGTCACTGGAAGAGATCATGTGCTCAATCATTTAAGCATACCAGCTGCATGTTTCACTCATCCTGAAATCAGCATGGTTGGATTGACAGAG CCTCAAGCAAGGGAGAAGGGTGAAAAGGAAGGGTTTGATGTAAGTGTGGCCaaaacaagttttaaagctaaCACAAAAGCCTTAGCAGAAAACGAAGGAGAGGGTCTTGCCAAG TTAATATACAGACCTGACAGCGGAGAGATACTAGGAGTTCATATTTTTGGGTTGCATGCTGCAGATCTCATCCATGAGGCTTCCAATGCAATAGCATTAGGGACACGCATTCAG GATATTAAATTTGCAGTTCATGCTCATCCAACTTTATCAGAGGTGCTTGACGAGCTATTTAAATCAGCAAAG GTTAAAGCATAA